The region GGCAGctcaaagttctcaatttcaaGAGGAGACTAGAAGTAATTTGAGAAACACTGGTGCTTCAATAAAAAATCTAGAAGTGCAAATGAGTCAGATTGCTCAACAACTTGCGGGTTCGCAAACACCAGGTGCATTACCGAGTGCTATAGTTACGAATCcaagagagcataataatgtgagtgttGTTACAACAAGGAGTGGTAAGGCAAAAGAAGTCCCCGAAAAAGATGATGAACAAGAGGAccaattgcttgaagttgagTTGGAGATAAAAGAGAATGAAGTTATTAGTGAGAAGGTGACAGTACTTGAACCGGTAGCTAAAGAAAAAGTTAGTGAATCAAAGCCGGTTGTCAAACTCCCGTTCccaacaagaaataagaagaagGAGGAACATGCGAAGAACTTTGAAAAGTTCTTGGAgatgttcaaaaagcttgaaaTCAACATTCCATTCTTGGAGGCACTTGAGCAAATTCCCTCTTATGctaaattcatgaaagacattATTTCAAAAAAGAGGAGCACTGACACTGACTCTATTGTACTAACCGAAACTTGcagtgctattttgcagggtatgaagatccCGATAAAGAAAAAAGATTGAGGCTCGGGGACTATCCCTTGTACTATCGGGGATAGATCTTTCAAGAAGGCCCTTATAGACTTGGGGCAAGTGTGAGCCTCATGCCTTTATCCATTTACAAGAGGTTGGGGATTGGAAAAGTACAGGATACCCGAATGACAtttcaatttgctgaccactctgtgaagagaccttatggagtggtggaagaggttcttgtgaagattgataagtttgtcTTTCCGGTAGACTTTGTGATCTtagaaatgccggaagatgaagagataccgcTCATTCTTGGTAGACCATTTTTGGAAACCGGGAGGTGTTTGATAGATATAGAAGAAGGGACCATGACTCTAAAGGTTTATGACgaagagttaaaaattgatgtGCGCAACACCATGAAATACAAGGATGATGTGGCCACCAGCCAACACATAGAGGTTATTGATCAAATGGTTCTGCAAGAAAATCACCTAGGGGAACAAAAATTACCCTTGGAGAGAGTCCTAAGTCTCTCAATTTTTGAAGACACTCAAGAAGTGGGTGACGAGGAGATGGAAGTGGTAACTCTGATGGAAACACAACAACCCGTTAAGGGATCTCGATCACTCAGATGGGAAAACTTAAGGGAACCTCAAGTTGAAGAAAAGAAAGATGAGACCAAGAAAGTGGCTGAGCTGAAACAGTTACTTGACAATCTCAAGTATGTTTTTCTAGATCCCGAAAAGAAATGCCCGACAATTATAAGCTCTCATTTAGAGGTTTCTCAAGAAGACAAGCTTGTCAAGGTGTTGAAGAAACACAAAAGTGCCATGGGATGGGCAATAGAAGACCTGAAGGGAATTATCCATACGGTgtgcatgcataaaattctcatggaggaTGGTCACAAACCGGTGGTTCAACCACAAAGAAGACTAAATCCCGTGACGAAGGAAGTGGTCAggaaagaggttgttaaactGTTAGACGCCGGGTTGATTTATCCCATTTCCGATAGCTCTTGGGTGAGTCTGAcgcatgtggttccgaagaaaggaGGAACTATAGTTATgaagaatgaaaaaaatgagttACTTCCTACCAGGACGGTCACGGGTTGGCGTGTGTGCATCGACTACCGAAGGTTGAATTTTGCAACCAGAAAGGATCATTTTCCGCtaccattcattgatcagatgttggaaaggttggcaGGTCATGAGTACTACTGTTTCCTTTATGGATACTCTGGATACAACCAAATAGCTGTTGCGccggaagatcaagagaagacagCTTTTACGTGCCCCTATGGTATCTTCGCATACAAAAGAATGCCATTCGGGTTATGTAATGCTCCGGCCACCTTCCAAAGATGCATGACCTCCATTTTTGCAgacatgcttgaaaagcatatggaggtcttcatggatgacttttcggtatttggtttttcttttgataattgtttaactaACCTTTCCCTTGTTTTAGAAAGATGCCAACAGACCAATCTGATcctcaattgggagaaatgtcacttcatggttCGAGAAGGAATAGTCTTAGGTCACAAAAGCTCTCACAAAAGGATAGAAGTGGACCAAGCCAAGATTGAGGTAATCGAAAAGCTGCCACCTCCTGTGAATGAAAAGGGTATAAGAAGCTTCTTGAgacatgcgggtttctaccgcaggttcatcAGAGATTTCTCAAAGATAGCTAAACCCTTAACTACCTTGTTGGTTAAGGACAAGGCTTTCATTTTTGATAAAGATTGTGCCATTGCTTTtgaaacaataaaaaataaattggtgacaACACCTATTGTCATTGCTcctgactggtctctaccctttgagattatgtgtgatgcgagtgacatctgtagcggtgtattcgtcgctatatgatttattgattaaaccataagcaaagtatacaaagaatcgagtcgccaccgcacttttatttatcctaaggactggttaaaaagcgaacaaaaacctaagaagttttacacgtagaaaactaataaaaagatcagagagtctgggtaaggggtaaattacgcaatgggaaggtgttaggcacccatcacgtcctaggtactcctagggagcccttttcacacttgttgtataaaaatgtttatttgtttatgacatattgtgcaaacatgaatgggatggtgagaaaagaatatacaatttttattgtttttgtgtttgaacggatgaacccgttgcctacgtaccttccatcaaaggtaaggatcagaacgccgtagttcggctaaaagatttccaaaaattcgtgagttcattttaaacacaagcattaaggcttttcattaccaatgggagaaaactcaacccaaatccacaatccaccatgcgaggacgacttcaacgtactagaggggttaaccctgttttcagtacggaagtcttacaatcgactcactaaggataaggtaagatttacatcaaccactatggtaattgaaacctatggctaatgtatgaaaacatatcaacaatggacaaagccacaaaacaattgaatgggtgaagttaattgattatgagtattcacaaaatatggtcaagatatgattaggattgattcaaagaagtgttatgaaaaatgaagtttgaaaagtcaaggacttatggtccaggtttctaatttgaaaagacatgaagatgtttgcacaacagTTCAAAGTTTTGgaagcaaagtgtgaaaaggtttaggacaaagagggtgaaggataatggagtgtaaaacttctcagaaaggttcacctcttgagatcatatagaagatgattcaagtgcgtccttaggaataggcaacaaagcaagtaagcagataaaaagcaaggtgataccggatgccatcaatggacttataccaatctcacaaacaaaagcggatatcggataccaataaatggatttacaccaatctcctaaaacaaaacaatgataccggaagccatcaatggacttataccaatctcacaaacaaaagcggatatcagatgccaataaatggacttattccaatctcctaaaataaaacaaaacatggatgtcggatgccaatctatctagacttataccaacctccaaaggatgatcataggagtacaaaagccaacaacatggtcttacaattgcatcctcacatacaacaaacaaacagaagcatAAAGCtaagaggacataagtggccaaatgaaatggtcttacactttatcccttccaaatcataggaacaaaggccaattaatggacttacagttgtcctcaatgggtaaaccaaagatggatcacaaagatatgaaatgatggtcatgcaataatgaacaattaatgatgatgacTGCACAAtagcaaacaagcaaacatgtacaaatgcaacaaacagtcaatcaaacaaagtcatttagcacacactataaccaagcaattaggctcaaacaaaggttagactttaaagtcaactggaatggggtaaatggtgctcttaaccttgacattgagagccaaggtgaagcagatgaaaggatatgaggggtgtgcctcatcactcttatccctggtcagggagagcattgaatatcagaaggtgtgggagttcagaaagatggaactctctccacaagttagactcgatagatcttgggtttttactcactacgcatcaacacatgtggtgtgagcaaggtgagtgacacacagaatagtaggagataggctacatatctcttctatctaccaattgcctcatatgaggtcttttcctgcttggggacaaagttaaacaatcacaaacattgcctcttaaggaggacttcagacaggtgcctggctaaataacaagccaggtcttccatactacatggagacaagagattctacctcaatgcttaagcaaagcaaagcaatagctagttctcaaaggaactaaagcaactatggtacctgaaatcaatcaaatatcatcagtattcaagtcacaaagtcaaaacagacaagataagagccaacagtcaacacaatcaatcacatgtgcaaagcacaaattcaaaccaaatgagttagcatcctacaaaacaaaccaagttagttcatcacaatcaagcaaaccaaactcaatcaacttgaattaatctccttaaagcaattgcttcttaaacctgaaaatcaaactcaaatgtgagaagtgaacccttaggccaaagcctagggccaaaggaggagaaaatatttaaaacagaacatgaaacttgatcgaaatcaagatttatcaaataagaacaaattccagctggtcccatatcaaaagcattcatcaattgcatttcataagcaaatcatgtcaaactaggcaagttaagaactcaatgatgtaaacagaatgaacacaagcatatcaataccaaaatggctcaataaattccagaaaaaatcatgcttaaacagaacacattgaatgagcaacacaccaaatttcatggcatttggataaagggaagcaagtcaaagcatgttcaaacaagctcatacaagaccacaaatcatacatcatgttcatgcaatcataaaacagcaaccaaacatgataaatgaatgagaccaaagccatggcaaacttcaagatgtctataatacacatgccaaatttcaagtccatccaataagCCACAAGAATTTCATAAAACATATGAGATCATGCCTCACAAAATGTTCACAAttgaccaaacagagggaaaattctcaaacaaatggaaaatgcattcaaaaattccaggaaaaatcacaagcaaactagaCATCCCTAAGTATTAGCATGTAAAAATCCAGggcaattggcatagcataagcatggaaaataaaatcaagaacatgaacaagacatggtgtgacatacattgtcacaccttcaaagattacatcatatctcccaatccaggaactcaaaaatcacaaaccatataccaaaataaccaggaatgagtctagatcatgcctgtaaaatttcatgttcataggttcaagcatcatgatttcacaatcaaaatggtaaaacataggcaaaaagcatacatgatcaaaaccattaggcaaaaataaaaaacagaccatgcacaacttttgctatcatgcctataaaaaactagaggaaaaatggagatcaatgcaaaaattcccactcaatttggattaaagatgaatcacttatgattttttgaagattgaaatcaaaatgaaataaacatttggaattaaaaatgaaataaatggactgaatggcatttttgtaattcaggcgctcacttaatgaaacgctgcgtttcattaagtgaggtggcagCGCGTAATTGGTAGCATGGCGAATAAACACGAAACAACATGCAAAAATGCCTGGCAAAGATCTACACACAATCTGGAAACGAAAATCAAGTGTTCTTCGTcacattcatcatgttcatcatcacaAAAATTCAAACTCCACAGAAATCAATAAAACATATATCACCAGAACCAACATTCAACCTAGATCATGAATCTAACATTGATTTCAATTAATTCTCACTACAGCAAAGGAATCGAATCAAATAAGTTTTGCAATCAAGATTTCAAATCCATATATCTTCACCAATACTCAATGGAATGGCACGATTCAAGCTACAGAATACTCCATTAACTAAGATCTACCAAAGCCACATACTAATTTCAAGAATTGAAGCGGTCGAGTTTTACCTTGATGATGAAGCAGCTCTTGATTTCGCGCGAATTTGGCTTGGATAGGTTGAAACAGATGTCCAATGATGATGCAGGAGATGAATGAAGTCAAGTATGCAGCTCAACAGTGCTCGATGATGAAGAAATCTCAAAATGCCATGGATGAGCAAGGTTCCAACAGTTGCGATTTCTTCAAGATTTTCCACCTTTCTTCTTCAACAGATCTCTAACAGTACCTGTAGATGAAGATCAACACAAGTACAAGCCAAAAGAACAGTGAAATTGGATGAACAAAGTCAAAAAAGTTTGGaagaaatttgagagaatttggagatttttggatttggatctgagattgtgattgtgg is a window of Lathyrus oleraceus cultivar Zhongwan6 chromosome 6, CAAS_Psat_ZW6_1.0, whole genome shotgun sequence DNA encoding:
- the LOC127094103 gene encoding uncharacterized protein LOC127094103, which translates into the protein MAAQSSQFQEETRSNLRNTGASIKNLEVQMSQIAQQLAGSQTPGALPSAIVTNPREHNNVSVVTTRSGKAKEVPEKDDEQEDQLLEVELEIKENEVISEKVTVLEPVAKEKVSESKPVVKLPFPTRNKKKEEHAKNFEKFLEMFKKLEINIPFLEALEQIPSYAKFMKDIISKKRSTDTDSIVLTETCSAILQGMKIPIKKKD